A region of Bacillus cabrialesii DNA encodes the following proteins:
- the glpK gene encoding glycerol kinase GlpK: protein METYILSLDQGTTSSRAILFNKEGKIVHSAQKEFTQYFPHPGWVEHNANEIWGSVLAVIASVISESGISASQIAGIGITNQRETAVVWDKDTGKPVYHAIVWQSRQTSGICEELREKGYNDLFREKTGLLIDPYFSGTKVKWILDNVEGAREKAEKGELLFGTIDTWLIWKMSGGKAHVTDYSNASRTLMFNIYDLKWDDELLDILDVPKSMLPEVKPSSHVYAETIDYHFFGKNIPIAGAAGDQQSALFGQACFEEGMGKNTYGTGCFMLMNTGEKAIKSEHGLLTTIAWGIDGKVEYALEGSIFVAGSAIQWLRDGLRMFQDSALSESYAEKVDSTDGVYVVPAFVGLGTPYWDSDVRGSVFGLTRGTTKEHFIRATLESLAYQTKDVLDAMEADSNISLKTLRVDGGAVKNNFLMQFQGDLLDVPVERPEINETTALGAAYLAGIAVGFWKDRSEIANQWNLDKRFEPELEEEKRNELYKGWQKAVKAAMAFK from the coding sequence ATGGAAACGTACATTTTATCCTTAGATCAGGGGACGACAAGTTCAAGAGCGATTCTGTTTAATAAAGAAGGCAAAATCGTTCACTCCGCGCAAAAGGAATTTACACAATACTTCCCGCATCCAGGATGGGTTGAGCATAATGCCAATGAAATTTGGGGCTCTGTCCTCGCTGTTATCGCATCAGTCATTTCAGAATCTGGAATCAGCGCTTCTCAAATTGCCGGCATCGGTATCACGAACCAGCGTGAGACGGCGGTTGTGTGGGATAAGGATACAGGAAAGCCTGTCTATCATGCGATCGTTTGGCAGTCTAGACAGACGTCTGGCATCTGTGAGGAGCTTCGTGAAAAAGGATATAATGATCTTTTCAGGGAAAAAACGGGGCTGTTAATCGATCCGTATTTCTCCGGCACGAAGGTGAAGTGGATTTTAGACAATGTGGAAGGCGCGAGAGAAAAAGCGGAAAAAGGCGAGCTGCTGTTTGGAACGATTGATACATGGCTCATTTGGAAAATGTCAGGCGGAAAAGCGCATGTGACGGATTACTCCAATGCATCCAGAACGCTGATGTTTAATATTTATGATTTAAAATGGGACGATGAGCTTCTCGACATTTTAGATGTACCGAAATCCATGCTGCCCGAGGTGAAGCCGTCTTCCCACGTGTATGCGGAAACGATTGATTATCACTTCTTCGGAAAAAATATTCCGATTGCGGGAGCGGCAGGCGACCAGCAGTCCGCACTGTTCGGCCAGGCGTGCTTTGAAGAAGGCATGGGGAAAAACACGTACGGTACAGGATGTTTCATGCTGATGAATACCGGGGAAAAAGCAATTAAGTCCGAACACGGGCTTTTGACGACAATCGCATGGGGCATTGACGGAAAAGTTGAATATGCTTTAGAAGGAAGTATTTTTGTCGCAGGCTCCGCCATCCAATGGCTCAGAGACGGATTGAGAATGTTTCAGGATTCCGCACTTAGCGAATCTTATGCGGAGAAAGTGGATTCAACTGACGGCGTATATGTTGTTCCCGCATTTGTCGGCTTGGGAACGCCTTACTGGGACAGCGACGTGCGCGGTTCGGTTTTCGGCCTGACAAGAGGCACAACAAAAGAGCATTTTATCCGTGCGACACTGGAGTCATTGGCTTATCAGACAAAAGATGTGCTTGACGCGATGGAAGCTGATTCAAACATTTCACTAAAGACGCTTCGTGTAGACGGAGGTGCCGTGAAAAATAATTTTCTGATGCAGTTCCAGGGAGATCTTCTGGATGTGCCTGTGGAGCGTCCGGAAATTAATGAAACAACTGCGCTTGGCGCGGCCTATTTGGCAGGTATCGCTGTGGGATTCTGGAAGGACCGTTCTGAAATCGCGAACCAGTGGAATCTGGATAAACGGTTTGAACCTGAATTAGAAGAAGAAAAACGAAATGAGCTGTATAAAGGCTGGCAAAAAGCCGTGAAAGCAGCTATGGCTTTTAAATAG
- the glpD gene encoding glycerol-3-phosphate dehydrogenase: protein MMKHQFSSLERDRMLTDMTKKTYDLFIIGGGITGAGTALDAASRGMKVALSEMQDFAAGTSSRSTKLVHGGLRYLKQFEVKMVAEVGKERAIVYENGPHVTTPEWMLLPFHKGGTFGSFTTSIGLRVYDFLAGVKKSERRSMLSGKETLQKEPLVKKDGLKGGGYYVEYRTDDARLTIEVMKEAVKFGAEPVNYSKVKELLYEKGKAVGVLIEDMLTKKEYKVYAKKIVNATGPWVDQLREKDHSKNGKHLQHTKGIHLVFDQSVFPLKQAVYFDTPDGRMVFAIPREGKTYVGTTDTVYKEALEHPRMTTEDRDYVIHSINYMFPELNISANDIESSWAGLRPLIHEEGKDPSEISRKDEIWTSDSGLITIAGGKLTGYRKMAEHIVDLVNDRLKEEGEKDFGPCKTKNMPISGGHVGGSKNLMSFVTAKTKEGIAAGLSEKDAKQLAIRYGSNVERVFNRVDALKEEAAKRHIPVHILAEAEYSIEEEMTATPADFFVRRTGRLFFDINWVKTYKDAVIDFMSERFQWDEQAKNKHTENLNKLLHDAVVPLEQ from the coding sequence ATCATGAAACATCAATTTTCAAGTCTTGAAAGAGATCGCATGCTGACAGACATGACGAAAAAAACATACGATCTATTTATTATCGGCGGAGGAATTACAGGAGCGGGAACAGCTCTTGACGCGGCATCAAGGGGAATGAAGGTCGCACTCAGCGAAATGCAGGATTTCGCGGCGGGCACATCAAGCCGATCAACGAAGCTTGTTCATGGCGGCTTGCGCTATTTAAAACAATTTGAAGTGAAAATGGTTGCTGAAGTAGGGAAAGAACGTGCGATTGTTTATGAAAACGGCCCGCACGTCACCACACCGGAATGGATGCTGCTGCCGTTTCATAAAGGCGGTACATTCGGTTCGTTTACAACATCTATCGGATTAAGAGTTTATGACTTCTTAGCAGGTGTGAAAAAATCAGAACGAAGAAGCATGCTTTCAGGAAAAGAAACGCTGCAAAAAGAGCCATTGGTGAAAAAAGACGGCTTAAAAGGCGGCGGATACTATGTGGAATACCGCACTGACGATGCGAGACTGACAATCGAAGTTATGAAGGAAGCGGTCAAATTCGGAGCAGAGCCTGTGAATTATTCCAAAGTGAAGGAGCTCCTCTACGAAAAAGGCAAAGCAGTCGGCGTATTAATTGAAGATATGCTGACAAAGAAAGAATATAAAGTGTACGCCAAAAAAATTGTCAATGCGACAGGCCCTTGGGTCGATCAGCTCAGAGAAAAAGACCATTCGAAAAACGGCAAGCATCTGCAGCATACAAAAGGCATTCACCTTGTATTTGACCAGTCTGTTTTCCCGCTGAAACAAGCGGTATATTTTGATACACCCGACGGCCGTATGGTATTTGCGATTCCTCGTGAAGGCAAAACATACGTGGGAACTACAGACACCGTTTACAAAGAGGCGCTCGAGCATCCGCGAATGACAACGGAGGATCGTGATTACGTCATTCATTCAATCAATTACATGTTCCCGGAACTGAATATCTCTGCGAATGACATCGAATCCAGCTGGGCGGGGCTGCGTCCGCTGATTCATGAAGAAGGCAAAGACCCTTCTGAAATTTCACGGAAAGACGAGATTTGGACATCTGACTCAGGCCTGATCACCATCGCCGGCGGTAAGCTGACCGGATACAGAAAAATGGCGGAGCACATCGTCGATCTTGTGAATGATCGCTTAAAAGAAGAAGGCGAAAAGGATTTCGGCCCATGTAAAACGAAAAACATGCCAATCTCAGGAGGACACGTCGGCGGTTCAAAAAATCTCATGTCCTTCGTTACCGCGAAAACAAAAGAAGGCATCGCAGCCGGCTTATCAGAGAAAGACGCAAAACAGCTGGCGATCAGATACGGCTCTAACGTAGAGCGTGTATTTAACCGAGTGGATGCGTTGAAAGAAGAAGCCGCGAAACGCCACATCCCCGTTCATATTCTTGCTGAGGCAGAATACAGTATAGAAGAAGAGATGACTGCAACACCTGCTGATTTCTTTGTCCGCAGAACGGGACGTTTATTCTTTGATATCAACTGGGTAAAAACCTATAAAGATGCCGTTATTGATTTTATGAGCGAGCGATTCCAATGGGATGAGCAGGCGAAAAACAAACATACAGAAAACCTCAACAAGCTTTTACACGATGCGGTTGTGCCGCTCGAACAATAA
- the pgcA gene encoding phosphoglucomutase has product MTWRKSYERWKQTENLDQELKERLTELEGNEQALEDCFYKNLEFGTGGMRGEIGAGTNRMNIYTVRKASAGFAAYISQQGEEAKKRGVVIAYDSRHKSPEFAMEAAKTLATQGIQTYVFDELRPTPELSFAVRELNAYGGIVVTASHNPPEYNGYKVYGDDGGQLPPKEADIVIDQVNAIENELTITVNDEKALKEKGLIKIIGEDIDKVYTEKLTSISVHSDLSKEVDVSVVFTPLHGTANKPVRRGLEALGYKNVTVVKEQELPDSDFSTVTSPNPEEHAAFEYAIKYGEEQNADILIATDPDADRLGIAVKNDQGKYTVLTGNQTGALLLHYLLSEKKKQGILPENGVVLKTIVTSEIGRAVASSFGLDTIDTLTGFKFIGEKIKEYEASGQYTFQFGYEESYGYLIGDFARDKDAIQAALLAVEVCAFYKKQGMSLYEALINLFNEYGFYREGLKSLTLKGKQGAEQIEAILASFRQNPPQKMAGKQVVTAEDYAVSKRTLLKENKEEAIDLPKSNVLKYFLEDGSWFCLRPSGTEPKVKFYFAVKGTSLEDSEKRLAALSDDVMKTVDDIVEATAK; this is encoded by the coding sequence ATGACTTGGAGAAAGAGCTATGAACGCTGGAAACAGACCGAAAATTTAGATCAGGAACTAAAAGAGCGCCTCACTGAATTAGAGGGGAATGAACAGGCTCTTGAGGATTGCTTCTATAAAAACCTTGAGTTTGGTACCGGCGGAATGCGCGGAGAAATCGGAGCCGGGACGAATCGGATGAATATTTACACTGTGCGCAAAGCATCAGCCGGGTTTGCGGCATACATCTCACAGCAAGGTGAGGAAGCGAAAAAACGGGGGGTAGTCATTGCTTATGATTCCCGCCATAAATCGCCGGAGTTCGCGATGGAAGCGGCAAAAACCCTTGCGACACAAGGCATTCAAACATACGTATTTGATGAGCTTCGGCCTACGCCTGAGCTGTCATTCGCTGTCAGAGAGCTGAACGCCTATGGTGGTATTGTGGTAACGGCAAGCCATAACCCGCCTGAATATAATGGCTACAAAGTATACGGAGATGACGGCGGCCAGCTGCCTCCAAAGGAAGCTGACATCGTCATTGATCAGGTAAATGCGATTGAAAATGAGCTGACGATCACAGTCAACGATGAAAAAGCGTTAAAAGAAAAGGGCTTAATCAAGATCATTGGTGAAGACATTGATAAGGTCTATACAGAAAAACTGACGTCCATTTCCGTTCATTCTGATTTATCGAAAGAAGTAGATGTAAGCGTTGTGTTCACACCGCTGCATGGAACCGCGAATAAACCGGTCAGACGCGGTCTTGAAGCACTCGGCTATAAAAATGTAACGGTTGTCAAAGAACAGGAGCTGCCGGATTCAGACTTTTCTACTGTCACATCTCCAAACCCGGAAGAGCATGCGGCATTCGAATATGCCATTAAGTATGGGGAGGAGCAGAACGCGGATATTCTCATCGCAACAGACCCTGACGCTGACCGCCTCGGCATTGCGGTGAAAAACGATCAAGGCAAATATACAGTGCTGACAGGAAACCAAACCGGTGCGCTGCTGCTTCATTACTTGCTTTCTGAAAAGAAAAAACAAGGCATCCTGCCTGAAAACGGCGTTGTTCTCAAAACAATCGTCACAAGTGAAATCGGGCGTGCAGTCGCTTCTTCGTTCGGTCTTGATACCATTGACACGCTGACAGGCTTTAAGTTTATCGGTGAAAAGATTAAGGAATACGAGGCATCAGGCCAGTACACATTCCAATTCGGTTATGAAGAAAGCTACGGTTACTTAATCGGGGATTTTGCCCGAGATAAGGACGCCATTCAGGCGGCGCTTTTGGCAGTTGAAGTTTGCGCGTTCTATAAAAAACAAGGAATGTCATTGTATGAAGCGCTCATCAATCTCTTTAACGAATACGGCTTTTATCGTGAAGGGCTGAAATCCCTGACGCTGAAAGGAAAACAGGGAGCAGAACAGATTGAAGCGATCCTCGCTTCCTTCAGACAAAACCCTCCGCAAAAAATGGCCGGCAAACAGGTTGTGACAGCTGAAGATTACGCTGTAAGCAAACGGACGCTTCTGAAGGAAAACAAAGAAGAAGCCATCGACTTGCCAAAATCAAATGTACTGAAATACTTCCTGGAAGACGGGTCTTGGTTCTGTCTCCGCCCTTCAGGAACTGAGCCGAAGGTCAAATTCTATTTCGCTGTAAAAGGAACCTCTTTAGAAGACAGTGAAAAGCGTCTTGCCGCGCTTTCTGACGATGTAATGAAAACGGTAGACGACATTGTAGAGGCTACAGCCAAATAG
- a CDS encoding GAF domain-containing sensor histidine kinase, translating into MSKTGMEKLKTLKTIAETLNQGHDVKATLDEVLKELLSLTNLQSGWIFLIEEDGSYTLAADAYLPPALIRKEKVLMCQGECYCLTKFNNGGLRRAANIMNCKRIESAEELHCFDTEGITHHATVPLEDGDRRFGLLNVAAAGKTMFDEEELHLLESVAFQIGTAIQRMKLSEYKQKNALLMERNRLAQELHDSVNQMLFSVSLTARAAKTLTKDENVQQMIDFIQNLSQDALAEMKALIWQLRPGGLEKGLSEAIKSYGALIGLNVIFTQKGCPFLTDEQEHMLWRVVQEALNNIKKHAGTDTAYVSLTASSCHAELDIIDYGAGFRYEAHAGLPSLGIKGMKERAEKAGAELLIESALGEGTKLSVRLPLTNQKGRTVQ; encoded by the coding sequence GTGAGCAAAACGGGGATGGAAAAATTAAAAACGCTGAAAACGATTGCGGAAACCTTAAATCAAGGGCACGATGTCAAAGCAACGCTGGATGAGGTTTTAAAAGAATTGCTGAGTTTGACCAACCTTCAATCCGGATGGATTTTTCTGATCGAAGAAGACGGTTCCTATACGTTAGCGGCTGACGCTTACCTGCCTCCGGCTTTAATCCGCAAGGAAAAAGTGCTGATGTGCCAAGGGGAGTGCTATTGCCTGACAAAGTTTAATAACGGAGGGCTTAGAAGAGCTGCTAATATCATGAACTGCAAGCGCATAGAATCAGCCGAGGAACTGCACTGCTTTGACACAGAAGGGATTACACATCATGCAACTGTGCCTTTAGAAGACGGGGACAGGAGATTCGGGTTGTTAAATGTAGCGGCGGCCGGAAAAACCATGTTTGATGAGGAAGAACTGCATTTACTTGAGTCTGTCGCCTTTCAGATCGGAACGGCAATCCAACGTATGAAGCTTTCCGAATATAAGCAAAAAAATGCTCTTTTAATGGAGCGCAACCGTCTCGCTCAGGAGCTTCACGATTCTGTCAATCAAATGTTGTTTTCCGTCAGTTTAACAGCCAGAGCGGCAAAGACATTAACTAAAGATGAGAATGTGCAGCAGATGATTGATTTCATTCAAAACCTATCCCAGGATGCGCTCGCAGAAATGAAGGCGTTAATTTGGCAGCTTCGCCCCGGAGGATTGGAAAAAGGGCTGTCTGAAGCCATTAAAAGCTATGGCGCGCTCATCGGATTGAATGTTATTTTCACACAAAAAGGCTGTCCGTTTCTTACAGATGAACAGGAGCATATGCTGTGGCGCGTCGTACAGGAAGCTTTAAATAACATCAAAAAACATGCCGGAACTGATACGGCGTATGTCAGCTTGACTGCTTCTTCGTGCCATGCGGAGCTGGATATCATCGATTATGGGGCAGGTTTTCGCTATGAAGCGCATGCTGGGCTGCCTTCACTTGGCATCAAGGGTATGAAAGAACGGGCGGAAAAAGCCGGCGCGGAGTTGTTGATTGAGTCAGCTCTTGGAGAGGGGACAAAGCTGTCCGTCCGGCTTCCGCTAACCAATCAGAAAGGGAGGACAGTACAATGA
- a CDS encoding response regulator encodes MKIVIADDHHVVRKGLRFFFATQDDIEVAGEAATGTEALRVIEETKPDLVLMDLSMPEMDGIQAIRKAVQHFPGINIIVLTSYCDQEHVIPALQAGAKAYQLKDTEPEELVKTLRQVHAGEYMMSQAIMPHVLTHMRNQHDPEKDKFYQLTRREKDVLNEIANGKSNKEIAAALFISEKTVKTHVSNLLAKLEVADRTQAALFAVKYNLNGEITK; translated from the coding sequence ATGAAAATTGTCATTGCGGATGATCATCATGTTGTCAGAAAGGGTCTTCGTTTTTTCTTTGCCACCCAAGATGATATTGAAGTTGCCGGCGAGGCCGCAACCGGAACAGAAGCACTCCGTGTCATTGAAGAGACAAAGCCTGATCTTGTGCTGATGGATCTGTCTATGCCCGAGATGGACGGCATTCAAGCTATAAGAAAAGCAGTACAGCACTTTCCGGGAATCAATATTATTGTGCTGACGAGCTACTGCGATCAGGAGCACGTCATTCCTGCGCTTCAGGCAGGAGCGAAGGCGTATCAATTAAAGGATACGGAGCCCGAGGAATTGGTGAAAACACTAAGACAAGTGCATGCAGGCGAATACATGATGTCTCAAGCTATTATGCCCCATGTACTGACACATATGAGAAATCAGCACGATCCGGAAAAAGACAAATTTTATCAATTAACACGAAGGGAAAAGGACGTTCTGAACGAAATTGCCAACGGGAAAAGCAATAAAGAAATCGCGGCAGCTTTGTTTATTTCAGAAAAAACAGTAAAAACCCATGTGTCTAATCTGTTAGCAAAACTTGAAGTGGCCGACCGTACGCAAGCAGCGCTTTTCGCAGTGAAATATAATCTAAATGGAGAGATCACGAAATGA